A genome region from Cucumis sativus cultivar 9930 chromosome 4, Cucumber_9930_V3, whole genome shotgun sequence includes the following:
- the LOC101222105 gene encoding probable fucosyltransferase 8, whose product METMATTAKTKMMKLVWLIVGSVMVIVISQRFWMPSLEFSHLWGSVGFTNNNPRNNDKFINGLLPPGFDQKSCLSRYQLNLNRKPSPHKPSFPLLSKLRRYEALHRRCGPNSPSFRQALLRLSSPTNSTTPSDHDCKYIVILTRDGLGNRILAILSAFLYALISNRVILIHPRNTLEDLFCEPFLESSWLLPSDFPLQNKFGSFRQSFPESFGNILRNGMRKKTLEDSRPPPYLYLHLSHDADDYDKLFYCDRQQNLLKKVPWLIMETNNYLVPGIFLVSSFRQELNELFPAKDTVFHHLGRYLFHPTNDVWGLILRSYKPYVARANEMVGIQVRIFGSESGSIQDQMNQILACTQKKKLLPETEPSSPEKTNFSTSQKVKVVLVTSLNSQYSETLKEMYWEHPTVDGEVVAVYQPSHEGVQSSDNRIHNRKALAEMYLLSLSDVLVTSDWSTFGYVAQGLAGVKPWMLYKAEKKVFWALQQWLKYKTRNETGEDWPCREAVSMEPCLQVPPVCDCDEMKRMDGGNVLPYVIHCEDASWGLKLG is encoded by the exons ATGGAGACGATGGCCACGACTGCGAAGACGAAGATGATGAAGTTGGTTTGGTTGATTGTAGGTTCAGTTATGGTGATTGTGATATCACAACGATTTTGGATGCCATCTTTGGAATTTAGTCATCTTTGGGGAAGTGTTG GCTTTACAAACAATAATCCAAGAAACAACGATAAATTCATCAATGGCCTTCTTCCTCCAGGCTTCGATCAAAAATCCTGCTTAAGCCGATACCAACTCAACCTCAACAGAAAACCCTCTCCCCACAAACCCTCTTTCCCTCTCCTTTCAAAGCTCCGTCGCTACGAGGCTCTCCACCGTCGTTGTGGCCCCAATTCCCCATCGTTCCGTCAAGCCCTTCTTCGTCTCTCCTCACCCACCAACTCCACAACCCCATCAGATCATGACTGCAAATACATTGTTATTCTTACTCGAGACGGTCTCGGCAATCGGATCCTCGCCATTCTCTCTGCCTTCCTTTACGCTCTAATCTCCAATCGTGTCATTCTAATCCATCCTCGCAATACCCTCGAAGATCTCTTCTGTGAGCCCTTTCTTGAATCCTCATGGCTTCTTCCCTCAGATTTCCCTCTCCAGAACAAATTTGGGTCATTCCGTCAGTCCTTCCCAGAGTCTTTTGGGAATATTCTGAGGAATGGGATGCGGAAGAAAACACTCGAAGATTCACGGCCTCCACCTTATTTGTATCTCCACCTCTCTCATGATGCCGATGATTACGATAAGCTCTTTTACTGTGATCGAcaacaaaatcttttgaagaagGTTCCATGGTTGATTATGGAGACGAATAACTACCTGGTTCCGggaatttttttggtttcttcttttagACAAGAGCTTAACGAACTCTTTCCGGCGAAGGACACTGTGTTCCACCATCTTGGACGATACCTCTTCCACCCGACGAACGATGTGTGGGGGCTGATTTTGAGATCTTACAAGCCATATGTTGCCAGAGCGAATGAAATGGTGGGGATTCAGGTCCGAATTTTTGGATCGGAGTCCGGGTCGATTCAGGACCAAATGAATCAGATTCTAGCTTGTAcacagaagaagaaattacTACCGGAGACCGAACCATCGTCGCCAGAGAAGACGAATTTCTCCACTTCTCAGAAAGTGAAAGTTGTGTTGGTGACGTCTCTCAACTCTCAATACTCTGAAACCTTGAAGGAGATGTATTGGGAGCATCCGACTGTCGACGGGGAGGTGGTGGCGGTGTACCAGCCAAGCCACGAGGGGGTTCAGAGCTCAGATAACAGGATACACAATCGGAAGGCACTGGCGGAAATGTACCTTCTGAGTTTGAGCGACGTGTTGGTGACGAGCGATTGGTCGACGTTTGGATATGTGGCACAGGGGCTGGCTGGAGTGAAGCCATGGATGCTTTACAAGGCAGAGAAAAAGGTATTTTGGGCGTTACAACAGTGGCTAAAGTACAAAACGAGGAACGAGACGGGTGAGGATTGGCCGTGCCGGGAAGCGGTGTCGATGGAGCCGTGTCTCCAAGTGCCGCCGGTGTGCGATTGCGATGAGATGAAAAGAATGGATGGAGGGAATGTTTTGCCTTATGTGATACACTGTGAAGATGCGAGCTGGGGCCTCAAATTAGGTTGA
- the LOC101214577 gene encoding BTB/POZ domain and ankyrin repeat-containing protein NPR1, which produces MDNANDPSSSPSFASSSYVSNGSSYNNVAATFSNDPSANSDHMCLSKLSANLEKLVVDSDFDYTDAVIVVEGIEVGVHRCILAARSQFFHELFKQEVDSSTEDGKPKYCMSKLVAFRKVGIEAFKVILNYLYTGKLKPSPPEVSTCVDEACAHDACGPAINYAVELMYASATFKMKEMVLLVQRRLLNFVEKAAVEDVITLLIAAFHCHLDQLHTPCIQRVARSNLDAVSLGRELPDEIASEIKSLRMKSQQETEPDIVEEADLNREKKIRRLHKALDSDDVELLGLLLRESSDITLNDAYALHYATAYCDPKVIKEVLNLGLADLNHKNLRGQTVLHVAARRKDPNIIVALLDKGASALEPTADGQTAVTICRRLTRPRDFNETTQKGQVSNKDRLCIDVLEREMRRNSFSSGMEMATQISATDMHVMLDYLENRVAFARLFFPAEAKVAMEIADAGSTIADIGPVPAKGSSGNLLKVDLNETPSVGTKRLQSRMQALMKTVETGRRYFPHCSEVLDNFLADDMPDLLFLETGTPEEQRKKKARFMELKDDVQKAFCKDLASSLSSSSSSSSPKVGINHKARRK; this is translated from the exons ATGGACAATGCCAATGATCCCTCCTCGTCTCCAAGTTTTGCCTCGTCGTCTTATGTGTCAAATGGTTCCAGTTATAACAACGTTGCTGCAACATTCAGCAATGACCCTTCTGCAAATTCTGATCATATGTGTCTTAGCAAACTAAGTGCAAACCTCGAGAAGCTTGTGGTTGATTCTGATTTTGACTATACCGATGCGGTGATTGTTGTTGAGGGCATTGAAGTGGGTGTTCATCGATGTATATTGGCTGCTCGGAGTCAGTTTTTTCATGAGCTTTTTAAGCAGGAAGTGGATAGCTCCACCGAAGATGGCAAGCCAAAATATTGTATGTCTAAGTTGGTGGCTTTCAGAAAGGTTGGAATTGAAGCTTTCAAGGTTATCTTGAATTACTTGTACACTGGAAAGCTAAAGCCATCACCGCCAGAAGTATCAACATGTGTGGATGAGGCCTGTGCTCATGATGCTTGTGGCCCTGCTATTAATTATGCAGTGGAATTGATGTATGCTTCTGCCACTTTCAAGATGAAAGAGATGGTTTTGCTCGTACAG CGTCGACTCCtaaattttgttgagaaaGCCGCAGTGGAAGACGTGATAACTTTACTGATTGCTGCATTTCATTGTCATCTGGACCAGCTGCACACCCCCTGCATTCAAAGAGTCGCAAGGTCGAACCTTGATGCTGTGTCTCTAGGGAGAGAGCTTCCTGATGAGATTGCAAGTGAAATTAAATCACTGCGTATGAAATCTCAGCAAGAAACTGAACCAGATATTGTGGAAGAAGCGGACCTGAACCGTGAGAAGAAAATCAGGAGGCTCCACAAAGCATTGGATTCTGATGATGTCGAACTACTGGGACTATTGTTGCGTGAATCGTCCGACATTACCTTGAATGATGCTTATGCTCTTCATTATGCCACTGCCTATTGTGACCCTAAGGTCATTAAGGAAGTTCTTAACCTAGGGTTAGCAGATCTCAACCATAAAAACCTTAGAGGACAAACAGTTCTCCATGTTGCAGCAAGGCGTAAGGATCCTAATATCATTGTAGCTCTTCTGGACAAGGGAGCCTCTGCATTAGAACCTACAGCTGATGGACAAACTGCTGTTACAATCTGTCGAAGACTGACTAGGCCTAGGGACTTTAATGAGACAACTCAAAAAGGACAGGTATCTAACAAAGATCGGTTATGCATTGATGTGCTGGAGAGAGAGATGCGTAGGAATTCTTTTTCTAGTGGCATGGAAATGGCAACTCAGATTTCCGCTACCGATATGCATGTGATGCTAGACTATCTAGAAAATAGAG TGGCCTTTGCTCGCCTTTTTTTCCCTGCCGAGGCGAAGGTGGCAATGGAAATTGCAGATGCAGGTTCCACAATAGCAGATATTGGCCCTGTACCAGCCAAGGGGTCATCTGGCAACTTGCTGAAGGTTGACTTGAATGAAACACCATCTGTTGGAACCAAGAGACTTCAGTCAAGAATGCAAGCTCTAATGAAAACAG TGGAGACAGGTCGACGGTATTTCCCTCATTGCTCGGAAGTACTCGACAACTTCTTGGCTGATGACATGCCTGACCTTCTCTTCCTGGAAACGGGAACTCCAGAAGAGCAGCGGAAGAAGAAGGCTCGGTTCATGGAACTTAAAGATGATGTTCAAAAAGCATTCTGCAAAGACTTAGCGTCAAGTTTGTCATCCTCTTCATCTTCGTCCTCACCCAAAGTGGGTATAAATCATAAAGCTAGGAGAAAATGA